A window of Anabas testudineus chromosome 7, fAnaTes1.2, whole genome shotgun sequence genomic DNA:
TCATGGGGGTTCTGTTCAGCGTTAGGGCAGCCGCCGTGCTTCCTGTGGATGATAGGAGCCCCATCCATGTGAACAGGGTAAGGAGAATAGCATTGTTCTTATTATAGTTAATGGGAAAAAATTCTTCTAATTTAAGTTTTGTAAATgatatatttgtcatttgtttatgAAAACTTATATTTTCAAAGAATGACTTAACAATAATAACTAGTTTATCATTTTTCTAACtggcattttacatttttatgtagttttttAATGCATCCTGTCAATTCTTACCATCCTAAGTTAGAAGCATAAAACATAAGGATTCTGGAGATTTAAACCTTCCAGCACGATAGCTGCAAAATGAAAAGTTTTCACATTATTCAATAGTATGTGttcttctcttctgcttttGGTCAGGAGCTGAGCAAAGAGCGAAAGGAGCTGATTCTGAAGCTGGTGTCGGGCTTGTTGGACGGAGCTCTGGACACCAACATGCTGCCGGGGGAAGCGGCACCTCTGGATCTTGAGGAGCCGCTGGAGTCCCGTCTGGAGGAGAGGGCTGTCTACAACAGGCTATCGCTGCCTCAGCGTGACCGCAAAGCACCCTGTAAAAACTTCTTCTGGAAAACTTTCACCTCCTGCTAACAGTGCCGAACAAGCACCCGGCTCTTCCCACCTACTGTACTTCTTCCCTCCCAGCTCCACATGAACTGTAGTAAACCTCAGCTGTACATATCATCTACACCTGTCAGACATGCAGCATTGATGGACTTCACTAagacagtgtgtctgtttgaatATTAACCATGTCTTTCTTCATGTATACAATATacgtatttatttatgtatatgtttttttccaggGTCAAGAATAAAGCATGGAGATAATGTTCGAGATGGTAACAACAGTTAATTGCTTTTGCAAATtgttcaaaaaaagaaaagctcatATTTTCCAGCCGCTTCTACAACATAAATGCAAAGTCAGATTTCATGCAAAACACAcgactgtcttttttttattatgattgcAGTAATATTCTAGTTTTCTTTTATCATGCAAATCTATTTTTACATCTACTACCAAGCAGCAGCCATAAACGGCACACGGAAGATACAGACACAAATTTTCTCCTTCATAAAAATCATTCAGTCACTTCTTCAGGGCTGTTTTAAAAGGTGACGGAGCGTAGCTCATAATGTGCGAATTCTGCTTTGTACTTGTTACTGCACAATTTTTAGTTTATAGGCAAAATATATAATCAAGggcaaaacatttaatattgcAAGGAGAACGATTAAAAggaagtaaattaaaataaactttgaaattaaatgaaaataacgATGGTGTGCCTTAATgcttacaaatataaatgtatatccaaaaaatatatttaacccAACTTGGTGGAATTTATGTTGCTTATTAATTCCCTGTCACAGGTGGAGCAAGATGCTCCAGTGCCTTATCACAGGTCGTTAAACATGTCAGCAAGATAGGAAAGTAAATAAATTAGAAGCTTCGCCTGTACTCACACAGTCGAAAAGTGGAAAATGGTCATACGATAAAGGACGATCGACCACGACAGTagtttaaacaggaaacagggtgtttgtgtgtgtgtgtgttgatccAAAACTGACCTCACCGTTTGatagtgaaaacacagacagggcAGTACTGGGATAATGAGGTGATCCTTCTGTGACCCTATCTACCGGGTTTTGCACAGATGCTAGACTGGCCACCAGTGACTCAGTCCTCAATCAGTCGTACTACAAGTACCGAGCACGCTCTAAGCCTCTCTGACACGTAAAACCATGGGGACATGTATCTTTGTACCCCTTCACGAGGGAGATTGTGGAGCGGGTGCCGCATGGCCATAATCAAATGTCAATTGGACTGATGGATTTCACACAAGTGAAACATCCTGCTGCATGAGTCTCTGGAATCTGTGGCTACTTCTGAGTCTTAAAATAGAAAGGagctttttttacatttagccaCCTTGTTATAAGTTTCAGTATAAACAACTACAGGCTGTGTGTGGTGTGAATTCATAACTGATAGTCACCTCGCTTTCCACGTCTTGTGCTGAGTTATACTCATGCACAGCAAAGATCTGCCTGATATTATTGAGATTTATGTTCACATTTGAGATATGACTGGTGTCATTTTGTGAGTTGAAAATACAGTTTCTTGCAGTGAAtgttgggaaaaaaaagtcCTATTTGATTGTTTGACGTTTCCTGCCAGCAGTATTCAGTGTTCATTGCTCAGCAGCAGTTTGGGAAATAATCAAATGAAAGACTTGtactaaaatatgcaaatactTAAACACCTTTTAGCTAAAGTATTACTAGTGCACAGTAATTCTGCACTCAGGGTTGTTGCTTTACCCGCCTCTCACCTGCGCTGCTGTTTCATCATCCTCCTGAACAGGATGAATAGCAGACAATGACTCACAAATACACTTGTTTCACAGGTGCAACGGAACGCGGTTCCATAAGTTCACAGCACTTATTCAATCACACGCGGAACGTTAAAGGCTGTGACatctattctttttttatttctttttattgccGCTGGATACCTGATCGAGGCAGTTGGAGAGAAAACCTCTCCCGTGATCCATCCTGGTTTTTattgaaaaaagacaaaacgaCCTGAAAAGCACCATTTGAGTTACAGTTGCATGAAATTTAAAGCAATGTAATTAGATGGTTCTCGCAACCGCTGGGAACTTTGCTCTGTCGCTCCTTCTAACGATGCAGAATAAACAAAGTGTGGGCTTGATTACAGTTCATCACAGCATCTTTCATTCTTACGTGTcatagaaagaagaagaagaagtaaaaaaaaccAAAATGACGCATTTCCAGTTTTACAACTCGGGGGAGAAGaactacacaaacatttacaagaaTAAAAGAACAcgtcaaaacagaaacatttctgctcCTAAAAAACGCGGCTTCTGATGTCAATCAGTGTCTCTGAGGCCGAGATCTCACCCACAAAACAATTTGTGTCAGTAGAGGTGCCGTCCACTCTTCTACTACTTCTACTTTGTGCCTCTGGGCTCAAATGAGCATGAGGAGCAACATCAAAGCTGATGCCTGCAAGCAAAGCATTTTATTGGCTGTCCTTTTGATCTTaaggaggagggaaaggagTGTTCAGGCCTAACTGTGAAATTCAAATTGAAATGTGACTTCATATGTGCcggtgtttaaaaaaataacaaagacTTAGGTTTTTGTTGGTGCTTCTCACAGTGGGAAAAAGCAACTTCAAAGTGAAGGCAccgtgattaaaaaaaaaaagaagaagaagaagcagggaACAGTTGTCAACCCCACAATAGGTGGTGACTACATGACTTATAATAAAAGCACAGTGATGATGGTTTTTGAGAGCTAACTTCAGTCTTGATGGACACCATCCTGTTTCTCAGAGGATTTTGTAGGGTTGTATGTATCCAGCAAACTCCCAAATGAACAACTTGAGCATTTTTTTCTTCGGCTCCGTCAGCCTCGCTGACTTTTACAGCATCAGtttgaatgtctgtgtgtttcacaggTGTGTCAGAACTCATTTTCATCCCACGGCGGTGAAAATTTAGAAGAGGTTAACGCGAAACGCTTCTCTAACTCGGCCTTGATCGGCCAAGACAGGCCAAATTAACACCCGGCGCTCAGCTGATGCTTCTGAGGCAAAGGTGTGAACAGGCCGGTTGTGTGGCTATTCCCCGCTGAAACGACACGCTGTAACAAACATTACCAGCAAAAAGATTTGTATTATGCTGAAAGCAATCGATTCGTGTCAAAGAAACTGCAATGATCATTTGAATTGGAATTCAGATTCAGGTCGCTGCAGGCGAGCTATGTTAAATGTGAAGGTGTCATTACAtcttagtttaaaaaaaaaaagaaagggaaaacACTCATCGTACACACTCTGAATGGTACATGTGGTACATGTTTTGTCTGGAAAGCGGAGATGGAAGTTGTGTGCAGTCTGTAGACATGCACTTGTACTTTATTAACCCAGCGACTGAGGACACAGTGCCTGCAGCAGCCTTATTCATCTCTGTCAGCCGGGCTCAATTTGTTTCGTTGTGACATTTTAGATAGGTTGTATCCAGAGCACTGAACAAATGCAGCATGGTTGACTAGCTGATGCATtttgatgtaaaataaatatatacagtaagtaaccattttttaaaaatgttagtCTGGAGAAAAAGACAAGCCCAGTAGGAATAATGgacctgtctctctgtgcacACAGCGGGTTTGCATCACTCTGTTAAGAGTGCCTCATTAGTGCCTTGCCAGATACGACTCACCTCTTCTCAGGTGAAAGTAATACGATCTCATGTCTTCCTGTTGTTGATCAGTTGctgcctcctttttttttttctttgtcaagaTTTTGCATGAGTAAAGATTTGAAGGTGTTGTCTGATAAACTGACGCCAAAGGCATCATAAATATCGACATCGTCACAACTGTGCAGTAGCTCGGAGCTGAATGATGCTCAAAATACTCTAgcacatgcacaacacacaggctaaagtgtttgatttatttctccCAAAGAGTTCTCCTGTTTGGGAGCACCAATGGGAATGGAGAGATTGTTTTCCCCGGCAAGGCCTAATGATGCCTGATGGCTTATTCAGCCGCCCAGTGCCAGCGCTAAAAGCTGATCATTACGGGGCCCTCTGCTCTCTCAGCGCTAAACCCAGGGCTCAGAAAATGAGCTGTCACCACTGTGAGAAAGGGATACAGCTCGCTGGTCACTATAGTGACCCTGATCATTCTGGATGCCACTACTTTGGGAAACTGGGCAGGTCTGTGGTGTGAAAGTAAAACACAGGTTTTCAGGGATTCAGTTAACTTAAGTGCTTTAGGATGCAAAGCGAAGGTTGCCTGTTTTGTGGCAAAAAGTAGTAATCTTACCGGTTTAATATGAGTTGTCTTATAATACGGCTCGTTAGTTTGCTCGGACAATTACAACTACTTTGAGATGTTTTTGTAATTAGGACCTCCAGTAAAGAATAAATGAGTACACCCAAAGAAATGTTTGGACTAGATTATCCCCACTGACCAACAGTCTACTATGAGTGTAGGTTGTGATGCTGTTGCTTTGGGCTTATTGCTAATAGCAAAGCACCGACCTTCACCAGGTTCACTTAACGCCACTTACTTctcaaaaataaatatcaaatgaCTTGTACATTACCTGTTAAACTGAGCAGTATGTTATCAAAGGCCGACTCTTAAAGCATTAACTCCAGCTctagtgtgtgtatttgttgcaGACATTCGCTTTAAAACAACAGGCTTAGCTTTTGCCGCCATATTTCTAACCAGCCATGCACACAGCTACATATATTGTTTACTTATCTTGCATTCACTCATGGACGTTCAGTGTCCCCTACTTGGCAACTTGCATGAGCTTTGCGTCTAAGGAGGGGTGGTGGGGGGAAGGTTTTGTCCAGTATTTTGAATTTGGACTGCAGTACCCCTTTTAAACACTCGGTGTCAGACctacatattgttcctttaaaagCTCTTTGGAATAATTTCAGCCTAGAGGACTATAATTATTTTGATAATCTAAAGGTTATATTCTATATTATATCCTTGTCTGGACTGCATTAGAACACTTTGTCTCTGTAGTTGGTACAGTGCAGAGATACAGTTAAAGTTGCACACAGAGAGGAACACAGCACAGTCAAGTGCGGAGGTGGGATTGTACTTTTGGTGACAATTGAAAACGTGTAAACATTAATTGTTTTGTGCTTCAATGGTCAACTGAAAGATCCTATACGCTGACAACTAATCTCATCACTTTATCGGCTTTGACTCCTTGTCCAAGCTAATTATTGGTGTCTGCATGTCTCGAGTTTGTGAAGAGCACATTTCAAATGCTTGAAAAACTGTGCGTTAGAAATTTGTATTAGTTAAATCCAACAGTTTAACGCCGATGATCCTGTGTTGAAGGAAGCTGATTGGATGGAAAATACTGATTAGGtatgaaatgaaagacaaacaactcATTCATACGCTGTCACATgaacactgctgtgtgtgtaactttCAATTGCTTTCAGGAGCTGCTGCTCTAAAGTCACCAAACTTATATGggagtgataataataataatgatataatgacaataatgactttattctttctctttggGGACATTgctgttggacagctgccaggcAGTTGTTAACATCTTAAGATGTAAGCTGGATTAGACAgtaattaaaacactgactcAGGGTTTCGTAGATGACCACGAAACCAACTGGGCCACTGTCGTATGACCATAAATAAGCGATAGGAGTTACTATTAGCGTTCATGGGTTCAGCTTTTTCACGAGAGCCACTCGTGCTGATAGTATCATTAGAAGAATAGGCAGGGAGGGAGTACGGTGTCACAGCATGATATTGACAGTCTTTTTAAGTACTGCAGTGTGCTGTATAATGTGTACAACACACAGTAGGGCTCCAATCACAAGGGTGACACTCCTGTGATTAGCTCCCAGAACTGGGCTTGTTTGACTGAGTCTTTGCACCTGTAATAGATTTGTTGCCACAGCAGCAAATGAAGATCTCAAGTAATGTTATTTTCTCACACTCTATAGTGCTGCGCGTGACTATTTTCAGGACAATTGGGCCCTTGTGGTATTGCAATACACCTGATTGTGGTTTCTCTAACAACGCGAAATCCTTTTATGTCAAATGGCCTgcgtgaaaaaaacaaaaagcaaaacatgatGTGAGCCATTGAGATCCTAAATGTCACCGCAGCATTGTGGGTGACAGTGAtggtttttctttattaatggCATGTGAAGTCTTCGCTGCTGCCAACGGGTGAGCCGTGCCATTACTCATATTGGAAATCCATGTCTAATGTTCAGGCTGACCGTCATTTTTCTCAAGCCTAACAGACCTGAAAATGTTTAATCAGTTATACAAGAAACAACCTCCCATTAATATCTCTACTGGAGTTATTGAGTCATGACTTGTCAGCACTATTATATAATTTCACAACACTGATATGTTCCTGATTAGTTGATGTATTATGTTATTAAGAGAAATATTCACTGTTAAACTTTGGATGagcaagtgttttgtttttacaagttaaaatatgtcttttccTCTTAAAGTGTAATTTTGTAAACAGGAGCTGTTTGAAattgaatgaagaaaaaagaaaacgtgtTAGCGGTGAGGTGCCGTAATGAAGAAAGGGATTCAGAgggagagcagcagctgtgtgccATTTCTCATCATTGCTTCCTTGCACCAACGTCACTGACTGCTTTACTGCCTTATGGTAGTCCGCTGAATTGCTAAAGCTGGGGCCTGTTTGAATTAGCAAGGAAATGACCGTATTTGTTATCTGCAAAAAAAGAGCCGTGCCGGGCCAAATTGAAAGAGTAATGGCCCTGACATCAGGAATGAAATCCCACACAAAAAGGCTCAGCATCAATTCATCTGGAGCCATTCTTGATCATTATCATCAGGGGATGCTCGGATCCGGGGAGaacaataaattatacattGAACATGTGGGTTTGCCATTTGAGAAACTTTAGTACACGCACCAAGGCTCTGTTACAACGATGTGCAGGCATTACAATGATCTTTACACGAAACAATACAACTACTGGTAACATATTTATGtggatttctgtgttttaccgtacatttttattgttgttccaATTCTTGTACCGTCTATAACTGGTGAACAAGTGAACAATTtggtttatgtacagtatataaaagaGTAACAAACTAAAGTGAATCTGCTTTTACACTGAACAAtcaaataaacttaaataattATAGCGTAGACAGACTTAAATCATAAAGGTAATCAGCTGCAAACTTTCCTCATGTGCAATATGacttaaataatgaattaaatagGTGTCTGGACTGGATTGTCAGATTGTTTAGCCAGGTTTATCTTTAAAAGGTAAAAGGACCAATCCCATTTAGTGTTTGCGTTGATTTACAAAGACGTCCCACATGCAGGAAATTGAATATGACTATTGACTATGAGACATTACTACGTCtacatgttttttgttagtttttttttttttttttaccatattCTCTGCATTCACTGCACCCACACACAATCACCAAGAACAATGGTTGTTATAatggaaacatggaaactgaaGTGCTGCTTGCTACAGTGCCATAAAAAGCGTTAATCCATATTGACCCCATTCAAAAAAAATTCAGCTTCTTTGGCTCCTGAAGATCAGTCGTCGAGGCTCAAATCAAAGCAGCAACAGAACAAATCTCTGGAGCAGCCACAAGCAACACGATTTGAAACCATTCTCTGgattaaatgtctttttctttccttccagCAACGTTACGGCTTTAAAAATGATTGATCTGACATCAAATCAGACACTGATAAATGAATGAGCATCTGACACAGAGAGCCATCTTGGCCTCTGCTGCtttaaaaactgtgtgttaTTTGCAGGTAGTACGTTTCTGCATAACTACAGTGGACGAGCAAATTACAGTGGATTAACTCTACATTGTTCCTCGGTGTTCAGCTCAAGTGACACATCCCCACTTATTCAAATCCTTAATTACAGTTTACAGCATGTGGGTGGTTGGGactgctgtgattgcagccggtgaaaagcagagagaggatgagaatGGGGATGAAGATGGCAGAGGGATGTCATAGTGAGGGTAAATACACTCACCAAGTGCACTAGTATGTCTAGGAGTATAATTTGCTTCTAGCACAAGATGTATCTGAATCCTGGCAAAACTGAGGAGGCAGCTTGTTGAGTTTGTTACAGGACCAGCAGAGGGAAGTGTAAATTgtgcaaaatgagaaaaaaaaaaccccatccTTCCCCTCCCTCTAGCGTGATACATGAAGCTCTCCCTCTGCATCTCCATCCCTGTCTTTTGTTGACTCTTCAGATACAAACAGTGGCTGTGCTTTCAACTGCTCTCAAGTGGCCTATTCTTTGTTTAATGACTGTCTGACTTCATGTAAGGAAGCACTTCATTACCGCATGGCACAGCAAACAGGTGTCAGGACAGGCTCCGTCTTGCGTACACGGGGAGATTCAAGATTTGATCATGCTGAAATCAGAACGGCCAGTGCCTTGTGTCCCTGCACGCTTTGAGTACATgcacagctctgtgtgtgcgtgtgtgtgtgtgtgtgtgtgtgtgtgtgtgtgtgtgtgagcaaaatTATCCacagcacatgcacaaacacatcactgagTTTAGTCTGTGTCTTACGAATGCTCTCTGTTGATGATGCGTATGATGCACAGCGCCTGGCCTGATAGTCACGCACATCCTGAAGCCGTTATAATGAATGTTTGTGCTTTGAGGACGTGTGAGTCCTTCAGGTGAAATATATCtatatgaaatgttttgtattCAGTTTCTGGCTATTACAGCTACAGATGCAATGTCCTTGGttttacataaaacaatgtCTAAATGTCCTATTAAAATTGGCACTCAAGgcttttttattgctttttttcttctgcaagTGTCCTCTGCTTGACAAACTGTTTAGAAAGGAGAATCCaatatcattaaatattaaaaagattataaatattataagaTTGTTGTGTGTGACAACTATAGAAAATGTCCTCTCTAGGTGGGtagcagttttatttaaatgaaggGGTTCTAGGTGTGTCCTCAAaaatcacattcacacttttatgttttaattcattGTTCAATGatctatttcattttcatctgaaTTGTGGATTACTACCTCAGGTTCACAGTCAGCCACAATAAAGGGAATTTCTCACCTTAAGGGATGACCTAAGGGTGTGAAAGGTATGACTTTAGGTTTCGGGCTGTGAAGAGGTAATAAAGCTGAGCAGCTACAAAAAGCATACATTGGAAAGTGGTGTCATTTAAGAGCAATGCTAATTGCTATACACCAGGAAAGGCTGCAGTGCAAACAGCAGTCCTGAACCCATCAAAAAATCTTTTGTGTCCAGCCAATAAGACCAACAAGCAGCACATAATGAAGGCTCTGCTGTCCACTTTTAATCACTACAGTTATGGCATTTCAGTGTCAATCACTGCATTGACATTTAGAAAGTAGAGTTACGCTTACCAAAGGCAAATCTTAAAGTGCAAGAGAAgacgcgtgcacacacataaaataaagaaaacacatgaacatCTATAGtaggaggcagcagcagcagcccctgGAGGCTGCAGCGATGATCCCATGATAATTACTGAAGTTATAATAGAAGATGTAAAGAGCAGGTTTTAACTTCAGAGCTACTGGTTCccttgaaattaaaatgttgaattcactatacatttttaaacagtacATATTCTTTTATCAGGGACTTTAAACTACAACTTTAAATATAGAAAGGAATAAATGTGCAAAGTCAAGTGGATAGAAAAAGTCCTTATCTGTTAATGTCTCATGTGACCCATTGAACAACACTGCCAGTGATACAGAGAGATGAGATTAGATTAGTAGAGGTGGGATGCAGTGATCAGTGTGGGGTCTGGATTGGAGCATCTGTATTGTTCAGTTGTTTGAAAGTGAAATTGCTCCTGGAAAGAAACTAAATCTCTGTCTGCTCGTGGTGCTCCTTATTGATATCAGTCTTTTTCTAGAGGCAAACATTTCAACGGTGCCCGGGGTTCAGTGTGTTAGACGTGATCCTACTTGCACATTTCTTGGCTCGCAATGAGCGCAGCTGATCAGTGGGGTCGGGGTTGCAGCCAGTGAATTTCTCAGCTGATGATGCTCTGCAGCAAGATTGATGGATGTTGTGAGGGTGGCAGTGTAGAACTGCACCATCACTTCATGTGGAAAGATGAGCTTCTTCAGCTCCCTGAGAACAAAAAATCTCTGATTTTGCAGTAATTTTTAAATTGgtaaagattttttaaattctctaaTTGCAATTGGTTTATAATCATTTATCAGTAGTTATTATGATAGAACAAAATAAAGAGCATGGAATTTGTAACTATGGATATAAGCCAGCTGAACATTGTGGTGAATGATTGAAATTGGTGAATTTATCAGAACACAGTAACTATTTTTGAAGTAACAGACAAACTTAATTTATTGATACATCTTTAATATTAAATTgctataattacatttattcaaaatgttcCTCTGCACAAAAGAAGTGCTGCAGCTCCTTAGAAGGTAAACAGGAACAGCAAAAAACAGCCCAGTTCTTTCTCCATTTGCACCTCTAAGCTCCCACTGAGTTCTGTGGAAATAAAAAGGCTCAGaagtttaaaattaatttacaccCCCAGATGGAAAGGAAATGAGACCCTAGGTCAAAGGATGCATAGagcacaaattacaaattactttttttgtttgtgtttgtttgtttgtttgtttttttatgaagaTGATGCAGGAATGCTTTGTTTAGTGTCAGAGAGGTGTAGATTGTGCTGGTGCATTATACAGGAGCATCAAAGCCTAAGTGACAGCTGGACGATGTTGAGGGGGAGAACCGTCAGAGCACCCTCCACTGCTCAACAACCCACCAACTCACAATCAGGAGAAAAGGTTATGGCACCATTTAAAAAGGTTTCCATCAGAGAGGGTATGTGCGAAGGGAAATTAACATTGATGTTTATGTGGATAATTATTGTAATTCACAAGCAATATTCAATTCTAGCCATTAGTGCTGTTGCTGGTTGAAAGACCCCAATCACGTCTGAATACCATCAATATCCATATTCCATCAAAACAGAAAGCTTGAATACTCTGCAATTCactcatttttaaaacctttacaaTGAAGTCAGACTATGACACATTTGGCACCATGCAGatgctgtaaaaaaagaaaaaaacaaaaacaaacaaacaaaaaaaaaacccatgaTGCAATCTGGTTTCATTCACTGGGAAACTGTTGTTGATGTTCCACTGACTGTTTTCAGCCCTGATATAGTAATTAGGTGCCAACAAAAAGGGCTGGGTTGGTAAATGTTGTGGgtatttggttttattttgatttatttatttatttttctgaagctTTTATTTAACAGCCTCGCTGCTTGGCAATCATGAGAGCTGGGTCTGAAATAATGAGTCTGGCAAGAGTCTAGTCTGATCAGCATCACTGTCTAAACAAGTTCCTTGAGACACTGACATGTGGTGCAGGTGATGGCTAATTTCCATGTCCATACATTTAGGTCAATTCTTGTGTttgcattcaaaataaaaactttagaAATCTGAATATTAAGTTTGATTATTCGATGAACCATCAGATGTGtcttcctttttgtgttttgttgaaagCTTTTCAACCCTAAccctttttttaaagaaactatTTAATGTCATTAACAGCTAAACCATTACTTTCCACTTGGCAAAATTGATTTGAACTGATAAAACAATAAGAAAGATGAATATAAATGATTGTGACATTCATCAGCTTGATAGATTTCTGTGACTGAGGGAGGCGGGGAAAACCGATCATGTGCCTGTCTCCCTTTGTTTGCCCAAATGTTGACCAGCCTGGACAG
This region includes:
- the cort gene encoding cortistatin, producing the protein MQLLVVLAALMGVLFSVRAAAVLPVDDRSPIHVNRELSKERKELILKLVSGLLDGALDTNMLPGEAAPLDLEEPLESRLEERAVYNRLSLPQRDRKAPCKNFFWKTFTSC